The following are encoded in a window of Vigna unguiculata cultivar IT97K-499-35 chromosome 8, ASM411807v1, whole genome shotgun sequence genomic DNA:
- the LOC114195418 gene encoding CMP-sialic acid transporter 2-like: MEYRKIKDEDEIRDGALEDVEKSFLLSVPDSSLSSGGETKIDIHKTKAKWKRKSVVTLALTILTSSQAILIVWSKRAGKYEYSVTTANFMVETLKCAISLMALGRIWKKDGVNEDNRLTTTLDEVIVYPIPAVLYLVKNLLQYYIFAYVDAPGYQILKNFNIISTGVLYRIILKKRLSEIQWAAFVLLTAGCTTAQLNSNSDRVLQTPFQGWVMAIVMALLSGFAGVYTEAIIKKRPSRNINVQNFWLYIFGMCFNCVAMLVQDFDAVMNKGFFHGYSFITVLMIFNHALSGIAVSMVMKYADNIVKVYSTSVAMLLTAVVSVFLFGFQLSLAFFLGTVVVSVAIYLHSVGKMQR; encoded by the exons ATGGAGTACAGGAAAATCAAAGACGAG GATGAAATTAGGGACGGGGCCCTTGAAGACgttgaaaaatcatttttgCTTTCAG TGCCAGATAGCAGTTTGAGTTCCGGCGGAGAAACCAAGATTGACATCCACAAGACCAAGGCAAAGTGGAAGCGCAA GTCCGTTGTTACACTTGCACTGACTATTCTTACTAGTTCACAAGCCATTCTAATAGTTTGGTCCAAGAGAGCTGGGAAGTATGAGTACAGTGTCACTACTGCTAACTTTATG GTTGAGACTTTAAAATGTGCTATATCCCTGATGGCCCTGGGAAGAATATGGAAAAAAGATGGTGTCAATGAGGACAACAG GTTGACTACGACCCTGGATGAAGTTATAGTGTATCCTATACCAGCCGTACTTTATCTTGTCAAAAATTTGCTTCAG TATTACATCTTTGCATATGTAGATGCTCCAGGCTATCAAATATTAAAGAACTTTAATATTATCAGTACAGGTGTCCTATACAGAATTATACTTAAGAAGAG GTTAAGTGAAATTCAGTGGGCTGCTTTTGTTCTACTCACTGCTGGGTGCACTACTGCTCAGTTGAATTCAAA TTCTGATCGTGTTCTTCAAACTCCATTTCAAGGTTGGGTGATGGCAATC GTCATGGCTCTTTTGAGTGGTTTTGCAGGAGTATACACTGAG GCTATTATTAAAAAGCGTCCTTCACGGAACATAAATGTTCAGAACTTCTGGTTGTATATCTTTGGCATGTGCTTCAATTGTGTTGCAATGTTGGTTCAAGACTTTGATGCGGTGATGAACAA GGGGTTCTTCCATGGATATTCATTCATTACTGTTCTCATGATTTTCAACCATGCACTCAG TGGAATTGCTGTATCAATGGTAATGAAGTATGCCGACAACATTGTCAAA GTGTATTCTACTTCAGTTGCAATGCTTCTTACAGCAGTTGTTTCTGTGTTCCTTTTTGGCTTCCAGCTCTCCCTTGCTTTCTTCCTGGGCACAGT TGTTGTCTCTGTTGCAATTTATCTGCACTCTGTTGGGAAGATGCAAAGATAA